The following coding sequences lie in one Glycine max cultivar Williams 82 chromosome 19, Glycine_max_v4.0, whole genome shotgun sequence genomic window:
- the LOC121174083 gene encoding uncharacterized protein has protein sequence MQAINNVQLTEGDTDKWRWKGTTKNNTFHDVHLRLWRRRTRPHLRNSFFIFTLVMEFIQSRVEPWIKDQRAQLLGLKEKVSDEVAVGVAPRAQEADPRRVPMPPEPLPRPQGGILLRFAGSSLLYDALQVPIQGHVRR, from the exons ATGCAGGCCATAAATAACGTGCAGTTAACAGAAGGTGATACTGACAAGTGGAGGTGGAAAG GCACTACTAAAAATAACACATTCCACGACGTGCATTTAAG GCTGTGGAGAAGACGTACGCGTCCACATTTGCGAAACAGCTTCTTCATATTCACCTTGGTTATGGAGTTCATACAGAGTCGCGTGGAGCCGTGGATAAAGGACCAGCGGGCGCAGCTGCTGGGGCTGAAGGAGAAGGTGTCGGATGAAGTGGCCGTGGGCGTCGCACCGCGAGCACAAGAAGCGGATCCAAGAAGAGTACCAATGCCTCCGGAACCTCTACCACGCCCTCAAGGCGGAATCCTTCTACGATTTGCAGGATCTTCTCTGCTTTATGATGCTCTCCAAGTGCCTATACAAG GTCATGTGAGAAGATGA